DNA sequence from the Sediminibacillus dalangtanensis genome:
GCGGGAAAGTCGACCATCATGAAAACATTGATTGGACTACAGGAGAGGAAAACGGGGAACATTGTTTTGAATGGCGTCTCCCACGAGGAAGATTTTCTTCCCTTTAAACAAATGGTATCCTACATACCCGAAGAGCCGTTTTTGCTTCCGGAACTAACCGCTATGCAGCATTTTCAACTTTATGGCCGAAGTTATCAAATCGATGAACAGGAGCTAGTGAAGAAGGTTGATTACTTATCCGGAAAGATGGAAATAACCGATAAACTTGATGAGTTTCCCGAATCATTATCAAAGGGAATGCGGCAAAAAGTACAGACGATATGTGCACTGCTTCCCGAAGTTCCCTTACTGCTTATTGATGAACCATTTATGGGGTTGGACATTTATGCTTCTGAATTTTTAGCAGAAGCCATGAAAGAGAAAGCTGAACAGGGAACGGCGATTTTATTGACTTCCCACCAATTGGATCGTGTCCAGCAGTTAGCAGATCATTTTATCATGCTTCAGCATGGAAAAGTGGCAGACCATGGAGATATAAACAGCTTTCATGTACTGAAACGGAGATCCTCAGAATGACTGGGTTTGAAAATCCCTGGAGTGTTTATCGCTATGTAAAAAGACATCGATTCAGAAAAAAATCAAAGCTGTACAAGCTAGCCTTCGGTGTAAGCTTTGATGTGACTATATCAATCTATTTAGGGGCATTCCTGCTGTTTGGGTTTTTCATTTTATATGAAACGTTGCAAGAATCGGCTGAAAGAATTCTCCAGCTTCAATCGTTTGTTACTGCCAATTATCTCAATTTAATGCTAATCATGCTTGTGCGCCCTGTTGTGACGTCCTATACCAGGCCAGGGGTGCTTTTCTCGAGTGCCGAATTGAAATTAAGCATGCTGCCATTTTCCAAACAACAGCTTTGGCAATATTGTATAGGAGAGAAAATGCTGAAAACCACGGCTTTTTGGACGGTGCTTGCTAGTCTTATCGCTTTTATTACGCCGCTTTCTTTCCGTTTTGTCATGGTGACAGCCGGTTTGATTATTTTAATGGAAGTGTTAGTGGCGGTGCCTCAGTGGCGGTTGTATCAAAAACGTTTTTTAATGAAATTGATTGCAAGCGCAGGAATTGTCGTGATAGCAGCAATTGTCAGGATGCTTAATATGTTTGTCGGCGGTTCGGCTTGGTGGATGGCAGCATTGTTTGTATTGCTTACTGGTACAAACATATTGCTGCTAAAAAGAGCAACCCAATCAGTAAACTGGTCGAAAGTCGTGCAGACGAATGACTTGATTATCTGGAATATGTGGTTCATCAACAAAATTTCGCAGATGGAAATAAAGCCTCCACCCAAGCAGGGATGGATTCAGCAATTATTCA
Encoded proteins:
- a CDS encoding ABC transporter ATP-binding protein; amino-acid sequence: MIHLQGLLVEEVSVEINREQILQHISFQLKPGTITALVGHNGAGKSTIMKTLIGLQERKTGNIVLNGVSHEEDFLPFKQMVSYIPEEPFLLPELTAMQHFQLYGRSYQIDEQELVKKVDYLSGKMEITDKLDEFPESLSKGMRQKVQTICALLPEVPLLLIDEPFMGLDIYASEFLAEAMKEKAEQGTAILLTSHQLDRVQQLADHFIMLQHGKVADHGDINSFHVLKRRSSE